The genome window TTGGGGCTGGGCAGATGCCGGTGAGCAGGTTACTATTACTGCAAGCTGGAACAGTGCCAGGAAAGTGTATGCAGTCGCCGATGCTAAAGGCAACTGGAAGGCAAACTTTATTACTCCCAGGGCTGGTGGCCCTTTTAAAATCACCATTAAGGGGAAGAATAAAATTGACCTGACCAATGTTTTAACCGGTGAAGTTTGGCTTTGCTCAGGCCAGTCGAATATGCAGTTTACCATGGGGCGTAAGGAAAAGTCATGGCGCACCGGGGTCCTGAATTATGAAAAGGAAATTGCTGCAGCCAATTATCCCAAGATCCGATTATTCCAGGTTGACCAGAAAACAGCAGCTGAGCCTCAGAAAGATGTATCCGGCAAATGGACTGAATGTACCAGCGCTACGGTTTATGATTTCTCGGCTGTGGCTTATTACTTCGGAAGGGAATTGCACAGGAAATTAAATGTTCCCATAGGATTGATCAACAGTTCATGGGGAGGAACGCCTGCCGAATCCTGGACAAGAAAAGAAGTCATTGAATCTGATTCAATCTGCCGTCCCATTCTTGCAAGATATGACCAGGGGGTGAAAGATTATCCCCGCTTGTACAAAGTTTACGAGGATACTTTGGCAAAATGGAAAAAAGATGTAGCCGAAGGCCGTATTACCGGAGATCAGGCCAAGAAAGCCCCTCAGGCTCCGATGAAACCGCTTGACAGCAAACAACCCTGCGTTCTTTATAATGCCATGATTGCTCCATTGATTCCCTATTCCATTAAAGGGGTTATCTGGTATCAGGGTGAACAAAACGCCCAGCGGGCATGGCAATACAGAAAATTATTCCCCAATATGATTGCCAACTGGCGCAGCGATTGGAAGGAAGGCAATTTCCCCTTTTATTTTGTACAGATTGCCCCTCACCGCAGCCAGAATCCTGAAATCCGTGAAGCCCAGTTGATGGCTTTACGCTCTGTGCCTAATACAGGCATGGCTGTAATTACTGATTCAGGAGATTCTTTAAATATCCATCCCCTCAATAAGGAAGTTGTAGGACACCGTCTTGCTTTATGGGCTTTTGCTAAGACTTATGGGTTTAAAAATCTGGTTTATTCAGGCCCGCTCTATAAATCTATGAAGGTAGAAGGTAACAAAATAATAATTTCCTTTGATTATGTTGACGGAGGTCTTGTGGCTAAAGGCGGAGCGCTTACTGAATTTACAATTGCCGGCGAAGACCGTCAGTTTGTTCCTGCAAATGCAGTGATTTCGGGCAATAATGTCGTGGTTTCAAGTCCTTCGGTTAAAAATCCCGTAGCAGTGAGATTTGCATGGAAATATGTTCCCAAACCCAATTTCTTCAATAAAGTGGGTTTGCCTGCATCGCCTTTCCGTACGGATGTATGGCCGGGGGCAACTTTTGGAAGACTATAACTTATAATTATTTCGACTGTAAATATGACAACTAAAACTTTGGAAATGAATTTAAAACTTTCTTTCATTATTCTGACAGCCGGCTTACTTTCTTTT of Bacteroidota bacterium contains these proteins:
- a CDS encoding sialate O-acetylesterase, with translation MKKYYFLFIAILFATLFTGLQANVTLPSIISNNMVLQQNTTVTFWGWADAGEQVTITASWNSARKVYAVADAKGNWKANFITPRAGGPFKITIKGKNKIDLTNVLTGEVWLCSGQSNMQFTMGRKEKSWRTGVLNYEKEIAAANYPKIRLFQVDQKTAAEPQKDVSGKWTECTSATVYDFSAVAYYFGRELHRKLNVPIGLINSSWGGTPAESWTRKEVIESDSICRPILARYDQGVKDYPRLYKVYEDTLAKWKKDVAEGRITGDQAKKAPQAPMKPLDSKQPCVLYNAMIAPLIPYSIKGVIWYQGEQNAQRAWQYRKLFPNMIANWRSDWKEGNFPFYFVQIAPHRSQNPEIREAQLMALRSVPNTGMAVITDSGDSLNIHPLNKEVVGHRLALWAFAKTYGFKNLVYSGPLYKSMKVEGNKIIISFDYVDGGLVAKGGALTEFTIAGEDRQFVPANAVISGNNVVVSSPSVKNPVAVRFAWKYVPKPNFFNKVGLPASPFRTDVWPGATFGRL